One window of Nymphaea colorata isolate Beijing-Zhang1983 chromosome 1, ASM883128v2, whole genome shotgun sequence genomic DNA carries:
- the LOC116260764 gene encoding abscisic acid receptor PYL8, with protein MLVKEGEEVGEGEEERVMSGGGGCAYGCSNKMEAEYKRRHHKHETAENQCTSVVVKHIKAPVPLVWSLVRRFDQPQKYKPFISRCVVRGDLTIGSVREVNVKSGLPATTSTERLEFLDDNEHILSMRIVGGDHRLKNYYSVITLHPEVIDGRPGTLVIESFVVDIPEGNTKDETCYFVEALIKCNLKSLSEVSERLAIQDRTEPIDPA; from the exons ATGTTGGttaaggaaggagaagaggtgggggagggagaggaggagagagtCATGAGTGGAGGTGGTGGTTGTGCTTATGGGTGCAGTAACAAGATGGAGGCAGAGTATAAAAGGAGGCACCACAAGCACGAGACGGCTGAGAACCAGTGTACCTCTGTTGTTGTAAAGCACATCAAAGCTCCAGTTCCTCTG GTTTGGTCGCTGGTCCGGAGGTTCGATCAACCACAGAAATACAAGCCGTTCATCAGCAGGTGTGTGGTCCGAGGTGATCTCACTATCGGCAGCGTGAGGGAAGTTAATGTTAAATCTGGGCTTCCGGCTACCACAAGCACAGAGAGATTAGAATTTCTTGACGATAATGAACACATACTCAGCATGAGGATCGTTGGAGGTGACCACAGGCTCAAG AACTACTACTCCGTGATCACTCTGCATCCAGAGGTCATTGACGGGAGGCCTGGTACACTGGTGATCGAGTCATTTGTGGTGGATATTCCAGAAGGTAACACCAAGGATGAAACATGCTACTTTGTGGAGGCGCTGATCAAATGTAACCTCAAGTCACTGTCAGAAGTCTCAGAGAGACTAGCAATTCAAGATAGAACCGAACCCATTGATCCTGCCTGA
- the LOC116258912 gene encoding probable polygalacturonase — MAATGRMFRLWLLALVGWASMLSAVDAAYFTTCSQTVPLKTRRDVISITDFGGVGDGRTLNTWAFRSAIYRIQHLHRQGGTLLYVPPGVYLTGPFNLTSHMTLYLAKGAVIQATQDASSWPLVAPLPSYGRGRERPGGRYISFIHGNSIHDVVITGENGTIDGQGQVWWNMWKDRSLQYTRPSLLELMHSRDIIISNVVFRDSPFWNIHPVYCSNVVINHVTILAPVDSPNTDGIDPDSSSNVCIEDSYINTGDDLVAIKSGWDEYGIAYNRRSSNITIRRISGSSYPYAGIAFGSETSGGIENILVENINLYNTSTGIFLKTNAGRGGIIRNITVRDIYMENVKNAIRFAGNVGDHPDDKYNPNALPVVDGISIINVWGINVRNPGSLEGMQKSPFQRICLSNINLKGTAATLPWKCDSIEGSALGVHPWPCTQLISTQGSGSCP; from the exons ATGGCGGCCACCGGGAGGATGTTCCGACTGTGGCTGCTTGCGCTTGTGGGATGGGCTTCGATGCTGTCCGCGGTTGATGCTGCGTACTTCACCACCTGCTCGCAGacggtgcccctgaagacccggCGGGATGTCATCTCCATAACCGACTTCGGAGGAGTCGGGGACGGCCGGACCCTCAACACGTGGGCGTTCAGGAGCGCCATCTACAGGATTCAGCACCTCCACCGGCAAGGGGGCACCCTGCTCTACGTGCCGCCGGGCGTCTACCTCACCGGCCCCTTCAATCTCACCAGCCACATGACCCTCTACTTGGCCAAGGGCGCCGTTATCCAAGCCACTCAG GACGCCAGTAGTTGGCCATTAGTAGCACCCTTGCCTTCTTAtgggagggggagggagaggcCTGGAGGGCGGTACATCAGTTTCATTCATGGGAATAGCATCCATGACGTTGTAATTACAG GTGAGAATGGAACAATCGATGGTCAAGGTCAAGTCTGGTGGAACATGTGGAAAGATCGCTCCCTTCAGTATACAAGACCAAGTCTTTTGGAATTGATGCATTCTAGAGACATCATTATTTCAAACGTGGTCTTCAGGGACTCTCCATTTTGGAACATTCATCCTGTTTATTGCAG CAATGTTGTTATCAATCATGTGACAATCTTGGCACCAGTTGACTCCCCCAATACTGATGGAATTGATCCAG ATTCTAGTTCTAATGTGTGCATCGAAGATAGCTATATAAATACTGGTGATGACTTGGTAGCAATAAAAAGTGGGTGGGATGAGTATGGGATCGCCTATAATCGTCGAAGCTCCAACATCACCATCCGACGGATAAGTGGCTCATCATATCCTTATGCAGGGATTGCCTTTGGCAGTGAAACTTCTGGCGG GATCGAGAACATTTTGGTTGAAAACATCAATCTCTACAATACTTCCACTGGCATATTCCTCAAAACGAACGCTGGCAGGGGAGGGATAATTCGAAATATAACAGTCAGAGATATCTACATGGAGAATGTGAAGAATGCGATCAGGTTTGCAGGAAATGTTGGCGATCATCCCGATGACAAATATAACCCCAATGCACTTCCAGTTGTGGATGGCATCTCAATCATTAACGTGTGGGGTATCAATGTGAGGAATCCAGGATCTCTCGAAGGCATGCAGAAGTCACCGTTTCAACGGATTTGTCTTTCAAACATAAATCTCAAAGGGACGGCCGCCACTTTGCCATGGAAATGCGACAGTATTGAGGGCTCTGCCCTTGGAGTGCACCCTTGGCCTTGTACCCAACTGATCAGTACACAGGGTTCTGGCTCCTGTCCTTGA
- the LOC116258906 gene encoding pentatricopeptide repeat-containing protein At4g01030, mitochondrial, translating to METITRQSQFQLSSPCNFNRFSRYPACVKSCSTRVQPILEFSESSTTSSLEAKPLTLAPLWRYPTESVFSRFDELEKPISMDALKQIHAQIAKMNREDAVDAWKKLVDMYVHIDDFESVGIIFSHLAAATESLNHLLETIRGAVKPEALLRIVAELHKKGLMARFEDVLAFAVKICGDSGNSLMGGMLHGVMVKTGFTSHDYLDSVFLKMYGGSCKLEEARKVFDKMSSRTTFLWDVMIEMYLKNQLWFEALDFFREMQFSLVKCSRATIARVLQACGRLEALREGKQVHGYAIRYGLLQFVAVGNSLISTYCKTRQLGSARLVFDGISNRDLISWNSMISGYALNGFLNDAWDVFQELDSSGTKPDVVTWNCLISGHALHGSVEEVEKIFHMMNREGIKPDASSWSSAISGFSRRNDASVSLRLFRKMLSSGIKPNASSITSILQAVAEQGTARLGREIHGHISRNEYENDICMRTSLVEMYVKHGRLVEARRVFDYMKHRNSFTWNTLVAGYARNRHIGEALDLLNQMEEEGIRPDLITWNSLISGYSLMGQSKQALVLIRQLNKTGFTPNVVSWTAMISGCSKAGNYGDALLAFREMQKAGIQPNAATVASLVSVTAALASFYQGAELHCYAIRNGLDDYKYVASALVDMYSRSGNLENAYLVFSKIKDKNLVCWNAMIKGYALHRLGEKAISIYDEMREIGIQPDGVTFTSLLSACSHSGLLVEGWKFFDSMREEFGVIPTIEHYACMIDLLGRNGYLDEALDLIKTMPLRPDTSVWGSLLLACKVHQNVKLAEFVAKRLFKLEPYNSANYSLLMNLYAAQSRWDEIENLKDAMNVIGVRNKRGWSWIWINKEVHVFSAKGRPHRDMGEIYFELCQLVAQMRRLGYKPDTSCVILNADEDQKEQMVLSHTEKLAITYGLIKTGEGMPIRVITNTRICGDCHVAAKYISRITGRKIYLRDGCRFHEFVNGKCSCNDYW from the coding sequence ATGGAGACAATCACTAGACAATCCCAATTCCAGTTGTCATCTCCCTGCAACTTCAATCGTTTCAGTAGATATCCTGCATGTGTTAAAAGCTGCAGCACCCGAGTTCAACCAATTCTTGAATTCTCTGAGTCTTCGACAACGTCAAGTCTTGAAGCGAAGCCATTAACCCTGGCACCACTATGGCGGTACCCGACTGAATCTGTCTTCTCTCGCTTCGACGAACTCGAGAAACCGATCTCCATGGATGCCCTAAAACAGATTCATGCTCAGATAGCAAAAATGAACCGGGAAGATGCAGTGGATGCGTGGAAGAAACTAGTAGACATGTATGTACACATCGATGATTTCGAATCTGTAGGCATTATTTTTAGCCATCTGGCTGCTGCGACGGAATCCTTGAATCATTTGCTAGAAACAATCCGCGGCGCGGTGAAACCAGAAGCACTTCTTAGGATTGTGGCTGAGTTGCATAAAAAAGGATTGATGGCACGCTTCGAGGACGTTCTAGCTTTTGCGGTGAAGATTTGTGGAGACTCAGGGAATTCGCTCATGGGTGGTATGCTGCACGGGGTCATGGTGAAAACCGGATTCACTTCACATGATTATCTAGACtctgttttcttgaaaatgtaTGGTGGTTCTTGCAAGTTAGAAGAAGCACGTAAAGTGTTCGATAAAATGAGTTCAAGAACCACATTTCTCTGGGATGTAATGATTGAGATGTATCTGAAGAACCAATTATGGTTTGAGGCGCTAGATTTTTTCCGCGAGATGCAATTCTCACTCGTCAAATGCAGTCGAGCTACGATAGCAAGAGTTCTCCAAGCTTGCGGGAGGCTGGAAGCTCTCAGAGAAGGCAAACAGGTGCATGGATATGCTATAAGGTACGGTCTATTGCAGTTTGTGGCTGTAGGGAACTCGTTGATTAGCACCTACTGCAAAACCAGGCAACTAGGATCTGCAAGACTGGTTTTTGATGGAATCAGTAACCGTGATTTGATCTCTTGGAACTCAATGATATCAGGGTATGCACTGAATGGCTTTTTGAATGATGCTTGGGACGTTTTCCAGGAACTGGATTCTTCGGGAACCAAGCCAGATGTAGTCACATGGAATTGCTTGATTTCTGGGCATGCACTTCATGGATCTGTAGAAGAAGTTGAGAAAATTTTTCATATGATGAACAGGGAGGGGATAAAACCTGATGCATCATCCTGGAGTTCAGCTATTTCTGGTTTTTCACGACGGAATGATGCATCAGTTTCGTTGAGACTATTCCGGAAAATGTTGAGTTCAGGCATCAAACCAAATGCAAGCTCTATCACAAGCATACTTCAAGCTGTTGCAGAACAAGGAACAGCGAGACTAGGGAGAGAAATCCATGGCCATATCAGCAGAAATGAATATGAGAATGACATCTGCATGAGAACCTCATTAGTGGAGATGTATGTCAAGCACGGGAGATTAGTTGAAGCGAGGAGGGTCTTTGATTATATGAAGCACAGGAATTCATTCACATGGAATACTCTTGTTGCAGGGTATGCACGTAATAGGCATATCGGTGAAGCTTTGGATCTCTTAAATCAGATGGAAGAAGAAGGTATCCGGCCAGATCTGATCACATGGAACAGCCTCATATCGGGGTATTCTCTAATGGGTCAGAGCAAACAAGCATTGGTATTGATTCGACAACTGAATAAGACGGGCTTTACTCCAAATGTAGTTTCATGGACGGCAATGATCAGCGGATGTTCAAAGGCAGGAAATTATGGAGACGCTTTGCTTGCTTTCAGAGAAATGCAGAAAGCAGGAATTCAACCTAATGCTGCCACCGTGGCAAGTTTAGTTTCTGTAACAGCAGCCTTAGCTTCATTTTACCAAGGAGCAGAATTGCACTGTTATGCCATCAGAAATGGACTTGATGACTACAAATACGTAGCGTCTGCACTTGTGGACATGTACTCTAGGTCAGGAAATTTAGAGAACGCTTATCTTGTTTTCAGTAAGATCAAAGACAAGAATTTAGTCTGTTGGAATGCCATGATCAAAGGATATGCTCTTCATAGGCTGGGCGAAAAGGCAATTTCCATCTACGACGAAATGCGTGAAATAGGTATCCAACCAGACGGTGTTACATTCACTTCTCTTCTGTCTGCTTGCAGTCATTCTGGTTTACTTGTCGAAGGGTGGAAATTTTTTGATAGCATGAGAGAGGAATTTGGTGTCATTCCAACCATAGAGCACTATGCGTGTATGATAGATCTTCTAGGTCGGAACGGTTATTTGGATGAAGCACTGGATTTGATCAAGACCATGCCACTAAGACCAGATACAAGTGTTTGGGGATCTTTGCTTCTTGCATGCAAAGTTCACCAGAACGTCAAGCTTGCTGAATTTGTAGCAAAGCGACTCTTCAAACTAGAACCCTATAACTCTGCAAATTACTCGCTACTCATGAACTTGTATGCTGCACAAAGCCGATGGGATGAAATCGAAAATCTAAAAGATGCAATGAACGTTATAGGTGTCAGGAACAAGAGGGGGTggagttggatctggatcaataAGGAAGTTCATGTTTTCTCTGCGAAAGGAAGGCCACATAGAGATATGGGAGAAATATACTTTGAATTATGCCAGTTGGTCGCTCAAATGAGAAGATTGGGTTATAAACCTGATACAAGTTGCGTGATTCTTAACGCTGATGAGGACCAAAAAGAACAAATGGTTTTGAGTCATACTGAGAAGCTAGCTATAACATATGGGCTTATAAAGACAGGTGAAGGCATGCCGATAAGAGTTATAACGAATACCAGAATCTGCGGAGATTGCCATGTAGCAGCAAAATACATATCTAGAATTACTGGCCGCAAGATATACCTACGAGATGGATGCAGGTTCCATGAATTTGTGAATGGGAAATGTTCTTGCAATGACTATTGGTGA
- the LOC116246741 gene encoding uncharacterized protein LOC116246741, translating to MAKGFFFLSLLLSLALLINARVPTLLPEKPQEDGQDSLVNIEPKLLLPSEKQESESEPATLPAEPLTLRGPIPTEEDDLFAGNRHHVHHVYIRRPFLFRFPRRFHHHKHEHEHEHERHHDHEHHDDHDHDDHDHDDDHDDDHDDDHDDDRYKHHHHEHMGGGLHFFPEKEGEIEFPIRGAEFEGRFLDESHLPDWFRGHDQPHHRHHHDHHHRFFPDGFKEMKRRHKHKHEDEDDDDKPRKGGVLKWFSNLLNMP from the coding sequence ATGGCGAAgggtttcttcttcctctccctcctcctctccctagCCCTCCTTATCAATGCGCGGGTTCCTACCCTTCTGCCGGAGAAACCACAGGAAGATGGCCAGGATTCTCTTGTAAACATTGAGCCCAAGCTTCTCCTCCCGAGCGAGAAGCAGGAGTCGGAGTCCGAGCCGGCGACGCTACCGGCAGAGCCACTGACCCTGCGAGGCCCGATCCCCACCGAGGAGGACGATCTCTTTGCCGGAAACCGCCATCACGTGCACCACGTTTACATCCGCCGTCCTTTCCTCTTCCGCTTCCCCCGCCGATTCCACCACCACAAGCACGAACACGAACACGAGCACGAGCGCCACCACGACCACGAGCACCACGACGACCACGACCACGACGACCACGACCACGACGACGATCACGACGACGACCACGACGACGATCATGACGATGATCGCTATAAGCACCACCACCACGAGCACATGGGCGGTGGTCTTCATTTCTTCCctgagaaggagggagagatcGAGTTCCCGATCAGAGGGGCGGAGTTCGAGGGCCGCTTCCTGGACGAGAGCCATCTTCCCGATTGGTTCCGTGGCCACGATCAGCCCCATCACCGCCATCACCACGACCACCACCACCGGTTTTTTCCCGATGGGTTCAAAGAGATGAAACGCAGACACAAGCACAAGCACGAGGATGAAGACGATGACGACAAGCCGCGGAAGGGAGGTGTTCTCAAGTGGTTTAGCAATCTGTTGAATATGCCATAG